The DNA region TGCATTGAATGTCCTGCTCCTGTGAAGGCTGGTTGTTTAGGACGGTTTTTTCTATTTACGCAGCGTCCGTAAAGGCCTGAAGGTTCGTTTGTAGCAGGAGTGCCGTCAGTATTGAGAGCGATCAGGTCTGTGTCCACGGAGCCGGCGCACGAAGCCGTATTTATTGTCCCGGTTGTCATTCCGGAAGGGTTTTGAGTGGCATTCTGGCAAGGTGGTCTTTTACGGTCTGAATCGTACGATGACTCGTCTTCGCTGTCTGAACCATCCAGAGGCGGTGCTTCAAAGGAGCTTGGGTGATGTGTGTAGCTCAACCTTTGAGGATCCGGGCTGGAGTAACTCCTGAAACAGTCACATTGGTCCGTCTCTTTCTTGCATTTCTCACAGAGAGAGGCATAGGAAAAAAGCGAGATACAGCAAGCCGTAATAAAAATTATTGTCAGTCGCATATCTGCAATCGCCTCACAAAAACGGCAGTCTGGCTATGCACCTGCGGGTTGAGATTCCAGTTCTGTTTTATTGGCATTCTTTTATAGGCACTGCTTAACGGTGAGTTAGCCTCCTTCGAATCTGAACGAAAACTGGAGGCAGTGTTATTATTAAGCGTGCAGTCAAGTAGGTAACTTCAAAGACGTCAACTTTTTTATATGCGTAAAAGTCAGCGAATAAAACAAATCGACCAGTGCCTGTTGTTCAGCCCGGAGCAGGTGGCTTTTGGAAACTGTCATGCTTCGACACTGGTTATATTGCCTGACGGGAGCAAACTGGTTGCTTTTTTTGCAGGCAGTGGGGAGGGGAGCAGTGATACCACCATCTGGCTGGTACGGCAGCGGTCAGGTGTTTGGTGCAAGCCAGAACTGATTGTAAACAGACCGGGCGAACCCTGCTGGAATCCGGTGTTGCATTTTCACGACGGTGTTATCTGGTTGTTCTACAAGGTAGGGGCGGATCCACAGTGCTGGGTGACAGAAGTCATGCAGTCATTCGACCAGGGAAATAGCTGGTCTGCAGGGCAGCCGTTAATCTCTGGTACTAAAGCACCACGAGGTCCGGTAAAGAATAAAATACTGTGCCTGAATAATGGTGACTGGCTGGCTCCGAACTCTGTTGAGGCTGGTTGTCGCTGGGATGCCGGGGTTGATCGTTCTCAGGATCAGGGGGTTACATGGTCAGAAAGCGTTGTCCCGTTTACTCATCGACTTTCTGAAACTCATTTGCCTGAATGGGAGGGGCTGGTGGCGGGTGTTCTGTGGGAAAATGACACCAGCGCGTCGCTTCAGTGGGATGGGGTTATTCAACCTTCTTTATGGGAGTCGCAGCCCGGATGTGTCCACATGCTGATGAGAAGTACCCGGGATGTTCTTTTCCGAAGTGATTCAGCGGACGCTGGCCGCCAGTGGTGTGAGGCTTACCCAACGTCACTTCCCAACAACAACAGTGGTATTGATCTGGTGAAAGCTGGTGATACCCTTGTACTCGCCTATAACCCGGTGTCCGGTAACTGGGGGATTCGAACGCCTCTTTCTGTTACCTTATCGCAGGACAATGGCGAGGCCTGGTCTTCACCCTTTCATCTGGAAGTAGCCGCAGGCGAGTACTCGTATCCTGCTGTTGTTTATCAGGGTGGGTTGTTGCACATCAGCTATACATGGAACCGATGTTCTGTTGCCTACCGGTGTTTACAGCTGGTGGCTGAAGATCAAACCTGATCCGGAGCGGTAGGCTTCCAGCTCGTACTCATGTCGGTGAATCTATGGCTCCCACGGCGAAGTGGGAGGTTCAGACACAGGCTGGATTTCATCAAGCAGTTGTTCAAGATGACTGTTCAGCTCTTTACTCAGGCGGCTTTCAATACGAACCAACTCTTCATCAATCAGATTGCGAATCAGGCGACGGCCTTCAGTGCGGAGCTTATGGCGCAGTTCGGTGGTGCTGTCGTCATTGTTATCGTTACTGTTAATGTTGCCGGGGTCACCCAGGTTAATCACGGCTACGGTTTGTCGCCCTGACTCTGCCGGTGTTTGTCCGTCAATCACATCGGTCAGCAGAGGGATGTTCTCGCTGGCTTTTTCAAATGCGCTGTTTTTATCCAGCAAAACTTTGAGGCGTTCCAGTTCGTTTAACAGGTCGCTGGTTTTTTCAGTATTCAATGCTGACCTCCTGCAGCAATATCGTGCAGTTCAGGTTTAATACCGTCGTTTTTGTAATCACGAAATTTCTGTCTCAGGGCTTCTACAGGTCCCGGGCTCTTATCAACAATTTCGCAGGTACGGTGGAAATTTTTATAAAAATCAGGAATACCTGATGAGAGGTTGATCAGCAGAGCGCCCTCAATGTTGCCAGGGTCAGTATGTCCGAGAGTGATGGGGGCATTGCTCTCACCGTTTTTTATTTCAGAGTGAGTGATTTCATGGGGCAGAAAGCGCTCTTCCCGCCACTCCCATAGCAGGCGATCCATGGTTTCACACTGAATGGCATTGTCTGTATGAATGTGTACAGGCATGCCGGAACGCCACGCCTTGTCGGTCAGGCGACAGGCGAAGTCTCGTACAGCCCTGGTAGACTGTTGTTGCAGCAGGTAGAAGGTAACTCGAGGCATCGCCAGAGTGTAATCGGAAACGGGCAGGGAGGAAAGGTTGAAAGTATTCGGGCTTCCGGTATTGCTGCGATCAGGCTGAGTTGTTGTGGCAAGTTTGCCGCTGGCTCAGGTGACGGGAACCTTTGGCTGGGATGGTTTCTTTATTACCCTAAGTACCTGCGCATTGCTGATGCTGGTTGTTCTTTTGCCATTTCTTCGGTCAGAAAAAAAACTGTGCCTGAGTTACCCCGGGCACAGATATGGCTATTAGTAAGCCGTTATAGCTGATTCAGCAGATACTGAGCCAGCATCGGCACTGGCCGGCCACTGGCACCTTTGTCCTTGCCGGAAGACCAGGCAGTACCGGCAATATCCAGATGCGCCCAGGGATAGGCTTCTGTGAAGCGGGCCAGGAAGCAGGCAGCGGTGATAGTACCGCCGGGGCGACCACCAATATTCGCCATATCGGCAAAGTTGCTGTCCAGCTGGGCGTCGTACTCATCACCCATTGGCAGTTGCCAGGCTTTGTCGGCAGCGTCGTTTGAGGCGGTCAGAAGTTGCTCTGCCAGTTCATCGTTGTTGCTGAGCATACCTGTGGTGTGATGTCCCAGGGCTATCACGCAGGCACCAGTCAGGGTGGCTACATCGACAACGGCTTTGGGCTTGTATCGCTCTGCATAGGTGAGAGCGTCGCACAGTACCAGACGACCTTCTGCATCAGTATTAAGAATTTCGATGGTTTTGCCGGACATGGAGGTAACAATATCGCCAGGACGGGACGCAGTGCTGCTGGGCATATTTTCCGCAGCGGCAATCATGCCCACAATGTTCAGGGGCAGCTCTAATTGCACGATGGTGTTCATCACACCCAGTATGCTGGCAGCACCACACATATCGAACTTCATTTCGTCCATGGCGGCGCCGGGTTTCAGGGAGATGCCTCCGGTGTCAAACGTGATGCCTTTACCCAGCAGTACAATGGGTTTGTCGCCTTTCTTGCCGCCTTTGTAATCCATCAGGATCAGTTTGGATTCCTGGGCGGAACCGTTACCGACCGACAGCAGGGAGTTCATGCCGAGCTTTTTCATGTCGGTTTCGCCCAGGACTTTGGTCGTTAACCGGGTGTTGCCTTTTGCCAGCTCTTTGGCCTGATCCGCCAGGAAAGTTGGGTGGCAAACGTTGCCGGGCAGGTTGCCCAAGGTGCGGGCAACATTACGACCTGAGGCGATGGCTTTGCCCTGTTCAACCGCGTCTTTGGCGGGTTTGCTGCCTTTGCGGTCAGTGAGGATCGTGACTTTTTTCAGTGCAGCAGCCGGGGCAGGCTTACTCTTGAACTCATCGAAACGGTAAAATCCGTATTCAATGGCTTCAACCAGCTGGCGGACTTTCCAGAAGTGATCCCGGTCAGCCACCTCGATATCGTCTACACAGATCATTGCGTCTTTAATGGTGCCGGATTTCAGCTGTGCTGTGATGGCCTTGGCCACTTTCAGAAAGTCTTTTTCCTTGATGGCAGACTTGCCTTCGCCCGTGGCAACCAGTAGCAATTGTTCACAGGCAGCCTCGGGAACGACGGGCAGCAGAACCGTTTTACCGGCTTTATACGTCAGGTCTCCCCGTTTCAACACAGAGGAGAGCAAGCCGTTACTGACCTTGTCGATCGCTGAAGCAGAAGGCGATAAACCCGATTGATCGGTCGTAATGACCAGTAGCCCGGTTTTCTGTTTGGCCACTGCGCCGCTTTTTACAACAAATTCCATGAACGCTCCTGTTGGACGTAGATCCTGTCATGTTCGCTTCTGTTAACACTGAGCCTGACGGGCGATATCAGTATTTTATGCAGTCACATCTACACACTCAGGCTGTATTGATAGATAATGACCTGATGGAGTATTTGACCAGAGCACAGTTCGGATGTGAAATTTTTCAGTCGTCTGTCTTGAGTCCGGCAGACGGCTGAGCCCCGAACTGTTGAATAACTGCTCCGGAATGTAGTTTAAATGGTTACTGTTGTTTTGACGAACGCTTGTTTCGGAAAAAGTGCTTTGGAAAAGCGCTTCGGAAAAGCACTCATCAGAATGCTCGTCGAAAACAGTAACAGACCCTTATCAGCTATCGGAACTGTGAAAACCGATCATGCCTTCGATTATATTTCGATATTTGGCCAGAGAGATGCTGCAGGTCATGCTGGCAGTCACTGGCGTTGTTTTGCTCATTATCATGAGTGGGCGTTTTGTAAATTATCTGGCACAGGCCGCCAGCGGCTCTCTGAATGCCGACTTTCTGTTTGCGATCATGGGCTACCGGTTGCCCGAATTTCTGGTGATGATCATTCCACTGGGTTTATTTCTAGGCATTATATTGGCTTATGGTCGTTTATATGTAGAAAGTGAAATGACGATCCTGGGAGCGACCGGCATGAGCCAGGGTCAGCTGTTGCGCATGACCATGGTTCCGGCCCTGGGCGTGATGGTGGTGGTGGCTGTACTGAGCCTGTTTGTTGCCCCGAAAGGTATTCAGCAGGTAGAAATGCTGTTGACCAAACAGGACGCCATGACCGAGTTCGACACTCTGGCCCCCGGTCGTTTTCAACTGTTGGAAGGTGGTAACCGGGTGACGTATACAGAAGCCCTGAGCAGTGACCGCCAACAGATGCAGAAGGTGTTTATTGCCAGTCGTACTGACGACATCAGCAGTCCGGCCATGTCGCTGGTTCTGGCAGACAGTGGTCGTATATCAACCGTAGAAGAGCAGGGGCAGCGTTACCTGATCCTTAATGACGGTTTCCGTTATGATATGACCCCCGGTATGGGGAATGTTCGCATCATTGAATATGAAACCTACGGTTTGCGCATGGAAGAACGCACCATTAATGATGAAATCAGTCGTGAACAGGCACTGCCCACAGGCGAGCTGATGAAATCGGATGATACTCGCCTGATTGCTGAACTGCAGTGGCGCCTGTCTCTGCCCCTGCTGGTACCGATTATTGTTTTGCTGGCTGTGCCTTTGTCCCGGGTGAATCCTCGTCAGGGGCGATTTGTGAAATTACTCCCGGGTGTACTCTTGTATCTGTTTTATCTGGCACTGCTGATGTTTGCCCGCAGTGCGGTAGATGATCAGCGTATACCGGCGACGATAGGCGTCTGGTGGGTGCATGCAATCTATCTGGCCATTGGCCTGTTTATGGTGTCGCAGGAGGCGTTGCAATTGAAGCTGGGACGGAGTAATGCCAATGCGTAAGCTGGACCGTTACATTGCATGGAATGTACTGGCGGCCATGCTGGTGGTTCTTGTGGTTCTGGTCATGCTGGAATCACTGTTTTCATTTCTTGGGCAGCTGGACGATGTCCGGGCAAACTATGAGCCACTGGATGCCCTGATATATACCATTATGCTAATGCCGAAGAAGGTCTACGAGTTTATACCTGTATCAGCCATGATCGGTTGCCTGGCAGGGCTGGGCAGTCTGGCTTCCAACAGTGAGCTGGTGGTGATGCGGGCAGCAGGGGTGTCGCTCTGGCGCATGGTCTGGTCAGTGATGAAGCCGGCTCTGCTGATGGTTGTGGTGGGTACGCTTATTGGAGAATACGTGTCTCCGGTCAGTGAACAGATTGCAGAAACCCAGCGTCGTATTCTCAGGTCTTCTCAGGGCGTCTATTCCGGTGAGGGGGTCTGGCACCGGGAAGGCAATGAATACATGTATTTCAATGCTGTTGAGCCTAATGGTGTGCTCTATGGTGTCAGCCGCTACAAGTTTGACGAAGGCATGCGGTTGCAGGAAAGCTCATTTGCCAAACGCGCGATCTATCAGAAAGACCACTGGTTGCTGGAAGATGTGGTAACCAGTCGTTTTGATGGTGAGAAGTTTGTTGAAGAAAAGGCGACGATTCAGCCCTGGGATACCAGCCTGACCACGACCCTGTTGAAAGTGGTGGTCGTCAATCCGGATGCGCTTTCGATTTCAGGGCTGAAAACCTACACGAATTATCTGGAAGATCAGGGACTGGATTCGGGTGAGTATGACCTTGCGTTCTGGAAAAAGGCGCTGCAGCCCCTTTCAATCTTTTCCCTGGTACTGGTTGGAATATCGTTTGTCTTTGGTCCACTGCGTTCTGTGAGTATGGGGTTAAGAATTTTTTCCGGAGTGGTGACCGGAGTCATTTTCATGATTGTTCAAAGCCTGCTGGGGCCTTCAAGTCTGGTATTTGGTTTTCCGCCCATCCTGTCAGTACTGTTTCCAATCAGTATCTGTATTTTGATTGGTGCCATGCTTCTCAGGAAAGCAGCCTGACCGAAACGCTGTGCGGCGGTATCTCCAGATACCGCTGTCAGTAGACGAAGCTCAAAATAACTGTGGGTCGTTCAGCTTTATTATCCTGCATAGACACGCAGACCTTGCACTGGGTCAGAAACGATAACCCCTTTGGTGACGGTGTTGTTTTCCAGATAGTTGTCTGTTTCGGGTTTGTTCAACGGGTATGGGTACAGGTTGTAAGGCTTTCTTCATATCCTGTGGAACGGGAAGCAGCATTGCCGCCAGGGTGGCTCTGACTGAGCGAATGGCTTTTTGCAGCGAAGTGATCATGGCCTGTTCCTGAAAGTTATGGCACTCACTGAATGCCAGGTCATTGTTTCAGCGCTAAACGGTCATGCGCTTCGTTGATTGTAATCTATGTAAGTAAGAATACTAATATGTATTTCGGCATTTATCTTTTTGTTTTGTAATATTTAGTAATAAAACGCTGGTCCGGTGCTTTACAGGATCGTTTTATCTTTCTGAACAGGGACATGATATGTACCTGACCGTGAAGCATAATCCTGCCAGCTTTTTTTATTCCTGTCCCAGAGAACCCAGATCATACCAATACATCCTGCCAGTACTGACGGTATGGCCACAAGAAAGCGCACAATCGCCTGCTTCATGGATATTTTATTGCCGTTCTCATTAAGGATGTGTATACGCCAGGCCTGCATGCCTAATGTCTGGCCTTTACGGGTCCAGAAATAGCTGAAAAAGCAGAAAACAGTCAGAAACAGGGCTACGTAGAAGGCGGGGCTGCCCAGTGACTTGCCGCTGTCGGTCATTTGTTTAAGCTGGTCTGCGCCATAGAGCTTCATCAGGATGCCAAGGTTAAGAAAGCCAACCAGAAAACACAGTGAGATGACCAGAAAAGTGTCATATAACATCGCTGCCAGCCGTCGCCACAGCGGGGCAGGCTTCATGGTTATCTGTTGCTTCTGCATGTGTACTCCTGTATTCAACACGCACTATTTATAGTCAGCCAGTTATCGTCAGCCAGTTATAGTCAGCCAGACCTAGTCGCCAGTTGTATTGTGAATCAGGTTTATGATTTTGAACAGACATTCAAATCAATTATTGGTTTAAAAACAGATTTGACGGCGGAAAAGTGCTGGCACACCGCTTTTTCTGTCAGTTTCGGACAAGAGGTTGATGCAACAGAACCAGAGGATACCAAGGCTGAGCTCGATTTATCCGGGGAGGAACGGACTGTTAAACAGGTACTGACGTTTACAAACATAAGGATATTGCTACATCAATATGTAAAATTCCACACTTGCAGCAAATTCTTATATCCCTAAAGTACCGCTCTCAAACTGACTGCATTGTAATAAAACCGTCAAAAATGACTTTTGCAATGTAAAGTACCCTCCGGGTCGATCCGGGCGGGTAACGTTAACTTGAGAAATCCGGGATTTCTATGCAAGCAACGAGTGCTTCTGTCGAGAACAGAGCCGTAACGAACTCTTTCCTGCCCTGGCTGGCTGTACTGGGTCTGGTATACACCCTGCTGGTAGCCGTAGGTTTGATTGGAGATGGCTTCAAGTGGGCTGCAGGGGGCGAAGACGGTGCGGCTGCACTGTTTGAGTTTGCAACCAATCCATTTATGGGGCTGATTGTTGGTACCATGGCAACCGCTATGGTGCAGTCTTCCAGTACCGTGACCTCTATTACAGTCGGCCTGGTTGCTGCAGGTCTGCCGGTAAGCACCGCTATTCCGATGATTATGGGTATCAATATTGGTACCACCATGACCTCGACCCTGGTGAGCCTGGGTAGTATGGGTAAGCGAAATGTGTTCCGTCGCTCCTTCTCTGCTGCGACAGCGCATGGTTTCTTTAACCTGTTTGCGGTTGTTCTGTTCCTGCCTCTTGAGATGGCCACTGGCTTTCTGGCGAAATCCTCGGATTATCTGACGGATCTGCTGTATGGCGGCTCCAGCACGAACATGGGTGGTTTTGACTTTATCAAGCCGCTGATTAAACCCGTTACAAACGCTTTTTCTAATGTGGCTGAAAGTGTACTGCCCGGAATGTCTGGCGGTATTGTGCTGGCACTTATCGGACTTGCACTGACGTTTATGTCCATCAGCCTGTTGGGCAAGATTCTCAAGCAGCAGATGGTAGGCCGTGCCAAAGATCTGATGCATAAAGCCATTGGCAGTGGCTCTGTTGGCAGTATTGCTTCCGGTGGGCTGATTACCTTCCTGGTTCAGTCTTCCTCTACCACCACCAGTCTGGTAATTCCTCTGGTTGGTAGTGGAGTGTTCCGGCTGAAGGATATTTATCCGTTCACACTCGGTGCCAACATCGGTACCTGCATTACCGCCCTGCTGGCTGCGTTTTCCCTGAGTGGTCCTATGGCGGCTGCCGGTCTGCAGATTGCACTGGTTCACCTGCTGTTTAACGTATCCGGTGTATTGCTGATTTATGGTGTACCAGCACTGCGTGGTATTCCTTACCATGCTGCCCGTCGTTTTGCACAAATTGCCAGCCGTCGCAAATCCGTTGTCTTTGGTTATGTGTTTGGTGTCTTCTTTATCGTACCGGGTCTGTTGATTCTGCTGACCAGCTGATTAACAACTGTCCACTTTATCAAGCAGACAGGGTTTCCTGTCTGCGCTGTCTGAAAACGTCACACGACGTTGGGAATGCCCTATGAGTGATCTGAAACAGTACAAAAAGCAGAGAAAGAAACTTAAGCAGGAAATCAAGGCAACCGAGGCACACCTGGCACGACTGAAGCAGGAGCTGCGAACCCTGAGAGAAGGGCAGCAGCACCAGGTCATTGAAGAAGATCTGGATCAGTTGATGGAGAGACCATCACTGTTTAAAAACCTGATGAAGCTTTTTGATAAACAGCCGTGAGCGTTTATTAAAAGCCATGAGCGAATAAATAATAGTGTTTTTCAGGCAGCAGACAGCTGCCTTTTTTGTATCCCGGTATTTTCTTTGTCTATTCTTTGCAGAACTGATTTACAGGGTGTCTTAGCATGTTCGACACAAAAAATTTTGCAGAGACTTATTCTCAGAGTAAAGAGCATCACCCGTTCCGAACGGATATGGAGCGTTACTCGATATTGAGCTGGCTTGAGCCGGTGGAAGGTAAACGGGTTCTGGATCTTGCCTGTGGGGCAGGTAATTACAGCCGGATGTTCTGTCGGCTCGGTGCAAAGGAGGTGACGGGGGTTGATTCGTCTGTGGAGATGATCAATTCTGCTATGAGTCACACACCGGAAATAATGCCTGTCGCCTACCACACCCTGTCTGCTGAAGATTATGCCAGCGATATTCCTTATGATCTGGTGTTTCATGCCTACCTGTTGAACTGCGCCTCTTCACCAGAAAAACTGTATGAGCTTTGTCGTGTACTGTATCGGAATCTTGGCACTGGAGGTCAGATGCTGGGAATTATGGGGATGCTGGGACACTACCCTTCAGGAAGAAGAAACCCCAGTGGCTGCTATGCGGCCTATCAGGGGGGGCTGTCCGAGGGCGACGGCTATACGATTTTTTTTCCGGGTCAGCAGAAGGCGGTTAATCATTACTGGCGTCGCAGTACCTGCCATTCTGCTCTGGTAGAAGCGGGGTTCTCGGATATTTGCTGGTACCTGCCTTCAGACAACCGCAGTCATCAGATGTCGGCTGATGACTGGGTTGAGCTTGAAAATAACCCTGTTTTTATTGGTGTCAGCGCAACCCGATAGCGTCACTCTTAAGTCCGAAAGGCTTCTGGTTTATGTAAAGTGATTGCCCTGTCGTAGCAGTCCAGCGAGCATTCGCCACACCCTGTACACAGGGTTTCATCTATCTGCACCCGCTGGTCTTCAATGCGGATTGCATCTTTTTCACAGGCATCCATGCAAAAGTCACAAGGCTGGTTCAGGGTGAGCTGGCAGTGACCGCTGACTCTGGCTACTGCCTGTATACGACGACCATCTTCTTTATCCAGAGCGCCCGTTGGACATTGGTCAACGCACTGGCTGCAGAAAGTACAGCGACCGTAATCCAGCGAGAGAACAGGCAATCCCTCTAACACGGGATGGCTTTCCTCTGACCGACGAATCACCCGTTGTGGGCAGGTGTCGATACACTGGTTACATCGATTGCACAGTGCCAGAAATGTCTGGTTATCCTGCGCCCAGGGGGCGCGCGGATAGATCGACTCAGGCAGTTCAACCGGTTTAGGCTTTACCAGTCGGCGGAACAATGCCCGACGGTTGGGGGAGGCCAGTTCTTCTGGATTATTCATCGATACAGTCTGACAATCCGGCATTCAGCTTCTGTCAGGGCGGCCAGTTGCTCAAGGCTGCCTTTTACCAGCTGGCTGATGCCACGGTACACATCGGTTTGTGCATTGTCGTACAGTACTTCCAGAAAGCGGGGAGCCCAGGTCAGTACATGTTCACTTAAGAAATCTTTTAACACGGCACGCTGGGTGTCCAGGCAGGCGCTGTCAGGTTCTGTTTCTACCATTTTGGCCAGACGGTCAGCCATAAAGGCAAACATCAGTCCCAGGTGGTCTTCCGGTTCCCGTGTGCCCGTGTCTATTTCAACGCCGCAGTCCCGGTAAAACTGTTTAACCGCAAGGGTAGGTTCGCCACACAGAGTCTGTTCTTCGGTCAGATAGACAGAAGCCCATGGGGCTGCTTTAAGTTCTCCCGGACCCACAAACAGCTCTGCATAATCGGCCTGAATAGTACGAATGGCTTCCGGAGCTGACGACTGCAGACCTCTGGCAATCAGTGCCAGTCCATCGTTTACATCATCAAGGGCATCGCTGTCCTGCCCTTGATCGGCAAGCTGTTTCAACTGCTCCAGAAACTCAACGTCAGGTGTCTGATGCAGGCACTGGTAAATCAGCTGACAGGAAAACTGGAAGTCCGCCAGAATCATCCGGGCTTCGTTGGT from Endozoicomonas sp. NE40 includes:
- a CDS encoding sialidase family protein gives rise to the protein MRKSQRIKQIDQCLLFSPEQVAFGNCHASTLVILPDGSKLVAFFAGSGEGSSDTTIWLVRQRSGVWCKPELIVNRPGEPCWNPVLHFHDGVIWLFYKVGADPQCWVTEVMQSFDQGNSWSAGQPLISGTKAPRGPVKNKILCLNNGDWLAPNSVEAGCRWDAGVDRSQDQGVTWSESVVPFTHRLSETHLPEWEGLVAGVLWENDTSASLQWDGVIQPSLWESQPGCVHMLMRSTRDVLFRSDSADAGRQWCEAYPTSLPNNNSGIDLVKAGDTLVLAYNPVSGNWGIRTPLSVTLSQDNGEAWSSPFHLEVAAGEYSYPAVVYQGGLLHISYTWNRCSVAYRCLQLVAEDQT
- a CDS encoding DNA polymerase III subunit chi, which encodes MPRVTFYLLQQQSTRAVRDFACRLTDKAWRSGMPVHIHTDNAIQCETMDRLLWEWREERFLPHEITHSEIKNGESNAPITLGHTDPGNIEGALLINLSSGIPDFYKNFHRTCEIVDKSPGPVEALRQKFRDYKNDGIKPELHDIAAGGQH
- a CDS encoding leucyl aminopeptidase encodes the protein MEFVVKSGAVAKQKTGLLVITTDQSGLSPSASAIDKVSNGLLSSVLKRGDLTYKAGKTVLLPVVPEAACEQLLLVATGEGKSAIKEKDFLKVAKAITAQLKSGTIKDAMICVDDIEVADRDHFWKVRQLVEAIEYGFYRFDEFKSKPAPAAALKKVTILTDRKGSKPAKDAVEQGKAIASGRNVARTLGNLPGNVCHPTFLADQAKELAKGNTRLTTKVLGETDMKKLGMNSLLSVGNGSAQESKLILMDYKGGKKGDKPIVLLGKGITFDTGGISLKPGAAMDEMKFDMCGAASILGVMNTIVQLELPLNIVGMIAAAENMPSSTASRPGDIVTSMSGKTIEILNTDAEGRLVLCDALTYAERYKPKAVVDVATLTGACVIALGHHTTGMLSNNDELAEQLLTASNDAADKAWQLPMGDEYDAQLDSNFADMANIGGRPGGTITAACFLARFTEAYPWAHLDIAGTAWSSGKDKGASGRPVPMLAQYLLNQL
- the lptF gene encoding LPS export ABC transporter permease LptF, whose amino-acid sequence is MPSIIFRYLAREMLQVMLAVTGVVLLIIMSGRFVNYLAQAASGSLNADFLFAIMGYRLPEFLVMIIPLGLFLGIILAYGRLYVESEMTILGATGMSQGQLLRMTMVPALGVMVVVAVLSLFVAPKGIQQVEMLLTKQDAMTEFDTLAPGRFQLLEGGNRVTYTEALSSDRQQMQKVFIASRTDDISSPAMSLVLADSGRISTVEEQGQRYLILNDGFRYDMTPGMGNVRIIEYETYGLRMEERTINDEISREQALPTGELMKSDDTRLIAELQWRLSLPLLVPIIVLLAVPLSRVNPRQGRFVKLLPGVLLYLFYLALLMFARSAVDDQRIPATIGVWWVHAIYLAIGLFMVSQEALQLKLGRSNANA
- the lptG gene encoding LPS export ABC transporter permease LptG; translation: MRKLDRYIAWNVLAAMLVVLVVLVMLESLFSFLGQLDDVRANYEPLDALIYTIMLMPKKVYEFIPVSAMIGCLAGLGSLASNSELVVMRAAGVSLWRMVWSVMKPALLMVVVGTLIGEYVSPVSEQIAETQRRILRSSQGVYSGEGVWHREGNEYMYFNAVEPNGVLYGVSRYKFDEGMRLQESSFAKRAIYQKDHWLLEDVVTSRFDGEKFVEEKATIQPWDTSLTTTLLKVVVVNPDALSISGLKTYTNYLEDQGLDSGEYDLAFWKKALQPLSIFSLVLVGISFVFGPLRSVSMGLRIFSGVVTGVIFMIVQSLLGPSSLVFGFPPILSVLFPISICILIGAMLLRKAA
- a CDS encoding RDD family protein is translated as MQKQQITMKPAPLWRRLAAMLYDTFLVISLCFLVGFLNLGILMKLYGADQLKQMTDSGKSLGSPAFYVALFLTVFCFFSYFWTRKGQTLGMQAWRIHILNENGNKISMKQAIVRFLVAIPSVLAGCIGMIWVLWDRNKKSWQDYASRSGTYHVPVQKDKTIL
- a CDS encoding Na/Pi symporter, with the protein product MQATSASVENRAVTNSFLPWLAVLGLVYTLLVAVGLIGDGFKWAAGGEDGAAALFEFATNPFMGLIVGTMATAMVQSSSTVTSITVGLVAAGLPVSTAIPMIMGINIGTTMTSTLVSLGSMGKRNVFRRSFSAATAHGFFNLFAVVLFLPLEMATGFLAKSSDYLTDLLYGGSSTNMGGFDFIKPLIKPVTNAFSNVAESVLPGMSGGIVLALIGLALTFMSISLLGKILKQQMVGRAKDLMHKAIGSGSVGSIASGGLITFLVQSSSTTTSLVIPLVGSGVFRLKDIYPFTLGANIGTCITALLAAFSLSGPMAAAGLQIALVHLLFNVSGVLLIYGVPALRGIPYHAARRFAQIASRRKSVVFGYVFGVFFIVPGLLILLTS
- a CDS encoding class I SAM-dependent methyltransferase codes for the protein MFDTKNFAETYSQSKEHHPFRTDMERYSILSWLEPVEGKRVLDLACGAGNYSRMFCRLGAKEVTGVDSSVEMINSAMSHTPEIMPVAYHTLSAEDYASDIPYDLVFHAYLLNCASSPEKLYELCRVLYRNLGTGGQMLGIMGMLGHYPSGRRNPSGCYAAYQGGLSEGDGYTIFFPGQQKAVNHYWRRSTCHSALVEAGFSDICWYLPSDNRSHQMSADDWVELENNPVFIGVSATR
- a CDS encoding 4Fe-4S binding protein, whose protein sequence is MNNPEELASPNRRALFRRLVKPKPVELPESIYPRAPWAQDNQTFLALCNRCNQCIDTCPQRVIRRSEESHPVLEGLPVLSLDYGRCTFCSQCVDQCPTGALDKEDGRRIQAVARVSGHCQLTLNQPCDFCMDACEKDAIRIEDQRVQIDETLCTGCGECSLDCYDRAITLHKPEAFRT
- a CDS encoding TorD/DmsD family molecular chaperone encodes the protein MTNEARMILADFQFSCQLIYQCLHQTPDVEFLEQLKQLADQGQDSDALDDVNDGLALIARGLQSSAPEAIRTIQADYAELFVGPGELKAAPWASVYLTEEQTLCGEPTLAVKQFYRDCGVEIDTGTREPEDHLGLMFAFMADRLAKMVETEPDSACLDTQRAVLKDFLSEHVLTWAPRFLEVLYDNAQTDVYRGISQLVKGSLEQLAALTEAECRIVRLYR